One part of the Trichoplusia ni isolate ovarian cell line Hi5 chromosome 2, tn1, whole genome shotgun sequence genome encodes these proteins:
- the LOC113507201 gene encoding tenascin-like isoform X1 — translation MWSKFVVMLAVSCVANASVIINVFDEVAEIPEIKSVQLEECNTPACDQRCRHLGFTGGICVRDRCKCDINRREDPEIPAMKSVHVGDCNPQWCDQQCRNMGFTGGVCVQDRCKCDINRREVPEIEQSLSELAKSVYILDCNPQGCDQQCRNMGFTGGVCVHDRCKCDINRKADGTAEVPEIERASKLAKSVDLLDCNLQWCDQQCRNMGFTGGVCVHDRCKCDINRKVPETIYSFVDLAKSLYPRNCDSTTCDEQCYKYGFPKGGFCIDGNCESSPPVSEEARIVKEEKQKEGKPFLTLPRACDIFACNDMCQRLNYVGGTCDIDGQCQCF, via the exons ATGTGGTCCAAATTTGTAGTGATGTTAGCAGTGTCTTGTGTGGCGAATGCTTCCGTCATCATTAATGTGTTTGATG aaGTTGCAGAAATACCAGAAATCAAGTCAGTTCAACTAGAGGAGTGTAACACGCCAGCATGTGACCAACGATGTCGGCACCTTGGATTTACCGGCGGTATATGCGTTCGTGACCGCTGCAAATGTGACATCAATAGAAGAG AAGATCCTGAAATACCAGCAATGAAGTCTGTTCACGTAGGAGACTGCAACCCCCAGTGGTGCGACCAACAATGCCGAAACATGGGCTTTACTGGCGGCGTGTGTGTGCAGGACCGCTGCAAATGTGACATCAATAGAAGAG AAGTTCCTGAAATCGAACAGTCTCTATCTGAGCTGGCGAAATCGGTGTATATACTCGACTGCAATCCCCAAGGGTGCGACCAACAGTGTCGAAACATGGGCTTCACCGGCGGCGTGTGTGTTCATGACCGCTGTAAATGTGACATCAATAGAAAAGCCGATGGAACAGCAG AAGTTCCTGAAATCGAACGGGCTTCGAAGCTGGCAAAATCTGTGGACCTTCTTGACTGCAACCTCCAGTGGTGCGACCAACAATGTCGAAACATGGGCTTCACCGGCGGCGTGTGTGTTCATGACCGCTGCAAATGTGATATCAATAGAAAAG TTCCTGAAACCATATACTCGTTTGTTGATCTGGCTAAGTCTCTGTACCCTCGTAACTGCGACTCCACGACTTGCGACGAACAGTGTTATAAATATGGATTCCCTAAAGGCGGCTTCTGCATCGATGGAAACTGTGAAT CTTCACCACCTGTATCCGAAGAGGCAAGAATCGTAAAAGAGGAAAAACAGAAAGAAG gTAAACCCTTCCTTACTTTGCCTCGCGCCTGTGACATCTTTGCCTGCAACGATATGTGTCAACGCTTAAACTATGTCGGCGGTACGTGTGATATAGATGGCCAATGCCAATGTTTTTAA
- the LOC113507201 gene encoding uncharacterized protein LOC113507201 isoform X5: MWSKFVVMLAVSCVANASVIINVFDEVAEIPEIKSVQLEECNTPACDQRCRHLGFTGGICVRDRCKCDINRREVPEIEQSLSELAKSVYILDCNPQGCDQQCRNMGFTGGVCVHDRCKCDINRKADGTAEVPEIERASKLAKSVDLLDCNLQWCDQQCRNMGFTGGVCVHDRCKCDINRKVPETIYSFVDLAKSLYPRNCDSTTCDEQCYKYGFPKGGFCIDGNCESSPPVSEEARIVKEEKQKEGKPFLTLPRACDIFACNDMCQRLNYVGGTCDIDGQCQCF, from the exons ATGTGGTCCAAATTTGTAGTGATGTTAGCAGTGTCTTGTGTGGCGAATGCTTCCGTCATCATTAATGTGTTTGATG aaGTTGCAGAAATACCAGAAATCAAGTCAGTTCAACTAGAGGAGTGTAACACGCCAGCATGTGACCAACGATGTCGGCACCTTGGATTTACCGGCGGTATATGCGTTCGTGACCGCTGCAAATGTGACATCAATAGAAGAG AAGTTCCTGAAATCGAACAGTCTCTATCTGAGCTGGCGAAATCGGTGTATATACTCGACTGCAATCCCCAAGGGTGCGACCAACAGTGTCGAAACATGGGCTTCACCGGCGGCGTGTGTGTTCATGACCGCTGTAAATGTGACATCAATAGAAAAGCCGATGGAACAGCAG AAGTTCCTGAAATCGAACGGGCTTCGAAGCTGGCAAAATCTGTGGACCTTCTTGACTGCAACCTCCAGTGGTGCGACCAACAATGTCGAAACATGGGCTTCACCGGCGGCGTGTGTGTTCATGACCGCTGCAAATGTGATATCAATAGAAAAG TTCCTGAAACCATATACTCGTTTGTTGATCTGGCTAAGTCTCTGTACCCTCGTAACTGCGACTCCACGACTTGCGACGAACAGTGTTATAAATATGGATTCCCTAAAGGCGGCTTCTGCATCGATGGAAACTGTGAAT CTTCACCACCTGTATCCGAAGAGGCAAGAATCGTAAAAGAGGAAAAACAGAAAGAAG gTAAACCCTTCCTTACTTTGCCTCGCGCCTGTGACATCTTTGCCTGCAACGATATGTGTCAACGCTTAAACTATGTCGGCGGTACGTGTGATATAGATGGCCAATGCCAATGTTTTTAA
- the LOC113507201 gene encoding tenascin-like isoform X2: MWSKFVVMLAVSCVANASVIINVFDEVAEIPEIKSVQLEECNTPACDQRCRHLGFTGGICVRDRCKCDINRREDPEIPAMKSVHVGDCNPQWCDQQCRNMGFTGGVCVQDRCKCDINRREVPEIEQSLSELAKSVYILDCNPQGCDQQCRNMGFTGGVCVHDRCKCDINRKADGTAVPEIERASKLAKSVDLLDCNLQWCDQQCRNMGFTGGVCVHDRCKCDINRKVPETIYSFVDLAKSLYPRNCDSTTCDEQCYKYGFPKGGFCIDGNCESSPPVSEEARIVKEEKQKEGKPFLTLPRACDIFACNDMCQRLNYVGGTCDIDGQCQCF; encoded by the exons ATGTGGTCCAAATTTGTAGTGATGTTAGCAGTGTCTTGTGTGGCGAATGCTTCCGTCATCATTAATGTGTTTGATG aaGTTGCAGAAATACCAGAAATCAAGTCAGTTCAACTAGAGGAGTGTAACACGCCAGCATGTGACCAACGATGTCGGCACCTTGGATTTACCGGCGGTATATGCGTTCGTGACCGCTGCAAATGTGACATCAATAGAAGAG AAGATCCTGAAATACCAGCAATGAAGTCTGTTCACGTAGGAGACTGCAACCCCCAGTGGTGCGACCAACAATGCCGAAACATGGGCTTTACTGGCGGCGTGTGTGTGCAGGACCGCTGCAAATGTGACATCAATAGAAGAG AAGTTCCTGAAATCGAACAGTCTCTATCTGAGCTGGCGAAATCGGTGTATATACTCGACTGCAATCCCCAAGGGTGCGACCAACAGTGTCGAAACATGGGCTTCACCGGCGGCGTGTGTGTTCATGACCGCTGTAAATGTGACATCAATAGAAAAGCCGATGGAACAGCAG TTCCTGAAATCGAACGGGCTTCGAAGCTGGCAAAATCTGTGGACCTTCTTGACTGCAACCTCCAGTGGTGCGACCAACAATGTCGAAACATGGGCTTCACCGGCGGCGTGTGTGTTCATGACCGCTGCAAATGTGATATCAATAGAAAAG TTCCTGAAACCATATACTCGTTTGTTGATCTGGCTAAGTCTCTGTACCCTCGTAACTGCGACTCCACGACTTGCGACGAACAGTGTTATAAATATGGATTCCCTAAAGGCGGCTTCTGCATCGATGGAAACTGTGAAT CTTCACCACCTGTATCCGAAGAGGCAAGAATCGTAAAAGAGGAAAAACAGAAAGAAG gTAAACCCTTCCTTACTTTGCCTCGCGCCTGTGACATCTTTGCCTGCAACGATATGTGTCAACGCTTAAACTATGTCGGCGGTACGTGTGATATAGATGGCCAATGCCAATGTTTTTAA
- the LOC113507201 gene encoding tenascin-like isoform X4, with the protein MWSKFVVMLAVSCVANASVIINVFDEVAEIPEIKSVQLEECNTPACDQRCRHLGFTGGICVRDRCKCDINRREDPEIPAMKSVHVGDCNPQWCDQQCRNMGFTGGVCVQDRCKCDINRREVPEIEQSLSELAKSVYILDCNPQGCDQQCRNMGFTGGVCVHDRCKCDINRKADGTAEVPEIERASKLAKSVDLLDCNLQWCDQQCRNMGFTGGVCVHDRCKCDINRKASPPVSEEARIVKEEKQKEGKPFLTLPRACDIFACNDMCQRLNYVGGTCDIDGQCQCF; encoded by the exons ATGTGGTCCAAATTTGTAGTGATGTTAGCAGTGTCTTGTGTGGCGAATGCTTCCGTCATCATTAATGTGTTTGATG aaGTTGCAGAAATACCAGAAATCAAGTCAGTTCAACTAGAGGAGTGTAACACGCCAGCATGTGACCAACGATGTCGGCACCTTGGATTTACCGGCGGTATATGCGTTCGTGACCGCTGCAAATGTGACATCAATAGAAGAG AAGATCCTGAAATACCAGCAATGAAGTCTGTTCACGTAGGAGACTGCAACCCCCAGTGGTGCGACCAACAATGCCGAAACATGGGCTTTACTGGCGGCGTGTGTGTGCAGGACCGCTGCAAATGTGACATCAATAGAAGAG AAGTTCCTGAAATCGAACAGTCTCTATCTGAGCTGGCGAAATCGGTGTATATACTCGACTGCAATCCCCAAGGGTGCGACCAACAGTGTCGAAACATGGGCTTCACCGGCGGCGTGTGTGTTCATGACCGCTGTAAATGTGACATCAATAGAAAAGCCGATGGAACAGCAG AAGTTCCTGAAATCGAACGGGCTTCGAAGCTGGCAAAATCTGTGGACCTTCTTGACTGCAACCTCCAGTGGTGCGACCAACAATGTCGAAACATGGGCTTCACCGGCGGCGTGTGTGTTCATGACCGCTGCAAATGTGATATCAATAGAAAAG CTTCACCACCTGTATCCGAAGAGGCAAGAATCGTAAAAGAGGAAAAACAGAAAGAAG gTAAACCCTTCCTTACTTTGCCTCGCGCCTGTGACATCTTTGCCTGCAACGATATGTGTCAACGCTTAAACTATGTCGGCGGTACGTGTGATATAGATGGCCAATGCCAATGTTTTTAA
- the LOC113507201 gene encoding tenascin-like isoform X3, protein MWSKFVVMLAVSCVANASVIINVFDEVAEIPEIKSVQLEECNTPACDQRCRHLGFTGGICVRDRCKCDINRRGDCNPQWCDQQCRNMGFTGGVCVQDRCKCDINRREVPEIEQSLSELAKSVYILDCNPQGCDQQCRNMGFTGGVCVHDRCKCDINRKADGTAEVPEIERASKLAKSVDLLDCNLQWCDQQCRNMGFTGGVCVHDRCKCDINRKVPETIYSFVDLAKSLYPRNCDSTTCDEQCYKYGFPKGGFCIDGNCESSPPVSEEARIVKEEKQKEGKPFLTLPRACDIFACNDMCQRLNYVGGTCDIDGQCQCF, encoded by the exons ATGTGGTCCAAATTTGTAGTGATGTTAGCAGTGTCTTGTGTGGCGAATGCTTCCGTCATCATTAATGTGTTTGATG aaGTTGCAGAAATACCAGAAATCAAGTCAGTTCAACTAGAGGAGTGTAACACGCCAGCATGTGACCAACGATGTCGGCACCTTGGATTTACCGGCGGTATATGCGTTCGTGACCGCTGCAAATGTGACATCAATAGAAGAG GAGACTGCAACCCCCAGTGGTGCGACCAACAATGCCGAAACATGGGCTTTACTGGCGGCGTGTGTGTGCAGGACCGCTGCAAATGTGACATCAATAGAAGAG AAGTTCCTGAAATCGAACAGTCTCTATCTGAGCTGGCGAAATCGGTGTATATACTCGACTGCAATCCCCAAGGGTGCGACCAACAGTGTCGAAACATGGGCTTCACCGGCGGCGTGTGTGTTCATGACCGCTGTAAATGTGACATCAATAGAAAAGCCGATGGAACAGCAG AAGTTCCTGAAATCGAACGGGCTTCGAAGCTGGCAAAATCTGTGGACCTTCTTGACTGCAACCTCCAGTGGTGCGACCAACAATGTCGAAACATGGGCTTCACCGGCGGCGTGTGTGTTCATGACCGCTGCAAATGTGATATCAATAGAAAAG TTCCTGAAACCATATACTCGTTTGTTGATCTGGCTAAGTCTCTGTACCCTCGTAACTGCGACTCCACGACTTGCGACGAACAGTGTTATAAATATGGATTCCCTAAAGGCGGCTTCTGCATCGATGGAAACTGTGAAT CTTCACCACCTGTATCCGAAGAGGCAAGAATCGTAAAAGAGGAAAAACAGAAAGAAG gTAAACCCTTCCTTACTTTGCCTCGCGCCTGTGACATCTTTGCCTGCAACGATATGTGTCAACGCTTAAACTATGTCGGCGGTACGTGTGATATAGATGGCCAATGCCAATGTTTTTAA